CTGCAGGCCAGAGTAAGTTAAGAAATAATAATTTGTGCTTTTTAATTTTGTTCTAATATAAAGTGTTTTTTTACCTTTGGCAGGTGGTTTGTAAGCGTATACACCCGTTTCGACAGTTTGAATGTTCGCAATAAGGGTGTCTGTCACTCCTCCATCATCTTTATTTGCCAGTCCTTCATCATCTGGCTGCAGTACCCCTATAGATACAAATTATTGAATTCTAATACATCAGAATCAAAATCGCAGGGTATACATGACATTGCATGCGAAATCAAATTTGAAGTGTTTTGCAGAAATCGCATGTGTTTTTTTTAGGTTTCGCATGTGCATAAGAAATAGTGATTTTTTACATAATTTCACATGTGTTAattttgaaatcgcatgttttaCCTTCTGATGCCATTTGTACCAAAAAATTAGATATTACTTTTTGAGCTTCTTCATCCTGTCTACCTTCTTCGTTTGTAGTAACTTCATGATGAACTTCAGAAGCTGGATTTTCAGGCTCTTGATGGACATGAGAGGGTGAAGTTTCATGCTCTTGAACCGAATCAGGCGGCACACAAATGGGATTATTCCGAATCGTCTCATCCCACTGCTTACAGGCCTCCATAATCTCCGGATCCCAAAAACACTTAGTTTTTACTTCTGAAACTAAGTTGTTCATCCCTTGATCATCTTGAAccattttaatgtattttttaaCATTGGCTTTCATTTTTTTCAACAGGTTCTATAAGATTTTTCGAGTTAAGATACTATCAATTCAAATGTTAAATATAAATAGATTAAGTGAAATTAATATTTTTTCCGCTTACCTTTTTGTTGATTCTCGAAGCCTCTCGTTCTCGTTCATGGGCTGTGTCATAGATTACCGATGGTGAAAGTTGAACAGGAGTGATGCAATAATCCATCATTTTCTGTGTCTGTGTTCCAACTCCCATCTCAAGGTTCAACTGAGACATTTCATGTTTTTCAAAActgaaatccatgaaatcatcaatGTTCTCATTATCGTTTGGCTCTTCCCCGGTTTCTATGTTTTGTACTGCATGTGCAGTCCTTCTTTTGTAGCTTATTGTGGTGTCAACCGGTGGTCGTAGTGTATACTCCTCCGTTGAACgaccctcttcttcttctttttgttcttcattttcttcttcttcactctCACTTGATGTCCACAGAGGTCCGTTATCCGAAATATGCTCTTCAACTTTATCAATCTCCGAAGATGTGATATAACGAATAATTGGTATTTCCACGACTTTCTCAAACAGTTTAAGCTTCTTGTTGTACTCATGCGTGTATAGAAGCTGTATAAATCGCAAGATCATTTAATTATATGACAAAACAAACTAgtattttaaatatgttatgaaatGTATTAATGCATACCGTAAGAAAGGCAACAGGTCCCACGAACTGTATTTTATAGTTCTTCCGGCCCGCTCGTGTACGTCGCAAAGTGTCAAGTACAAATGAGCACCAATCTAGATTCTGTATTTCCTCAACAGCCACTACACCAAGAAAACATCTATCATTTGCAGTTGTTGCCTTTGTAATCTCCGCAAAGAACGTCATCCAGTACACCAGGAAATTTAATCTAAACAGGCTCCCCCCATCTCTTTGATTTTCCATTGTATTTTCAATTAAGCCATGGGTAATTCTCATGTTTTCCCCCCACTGGCTGATGAATGTATCCCTGACAGCATTTCCTGGTTCTTTACTCTTATCAATTTTTTCCTGCTTTTTAACTTTTCTCTTATCGGCTATTATTTCAACCTGCTTTGGCCCCTTTGGTATTCCAAATACCTCATAAACTGTGTCCGATGTTATTTTTATTTGGAGTTTTCCTACGTTTAGCGTATCGAAGTTCTCGTCAAAGTTTCTGGCGAGCCAATATGCCAATCGTGTCGAAATATGGTTGATATTGATATCTAGAATAGCTCCAAATCCCATATTCCTCACCTCATCAACctatattttttgaaatttttttcacAGTATCCATATATGAGTTAGGTTGGCATCTCCGCAGTATTGCTTCGTTGTTGTATTTGAAGAACTCCCTATGTTCTGTTTTAGGTGGTTCCAccttttttaaatgtttttttatcTGTATCTTAGATTTCCTGTcatcttttttcttttttgggAGTGTCTTAACAAAGTCATCCTCTTCAGAACTTTCGTCAACTATTCttctttttctatttttgttAACTTTTATCAGTGTTGATATTGGGccttcaaagtcatcatcagaATCTATTTCTACAAAATCGCATGCTATCAGTCAAAAACCTTTATAAAATCGCATTTATCAGTTAATCATGTACACTAAGTCATTAAGTGATAAAATCGCATGAATGAGTTATCAATTCGCATGTCTTAGTTAAGCAT
Above is a window of Helianthus annuus cultivar XRQ/B chromosome 14, HanXRQr2.0-SUNRISE, whole genome shotgun sequence DNA encoding:
- the LOC118486526 gene encoding uncharacterized protein LOC118486526; protein product: MIENNPREKSRALAVFHDDEGYDWSQVLPEEDRLENIVTAHGRKTSKSQHYVFVAEIKEENKEEKGTTEIKEKTREEILNEKNYRERNIALNRMDEMQEEYESAVINKRWDKKRECYFNKEGELVVPKKDIIFEDVLLIIPRSAEYYRNVLKDDTYAKSLKKVAEEVKTETVEVEVVKKVEVVKEEEEDLKVVEKEKIEEKIEVNEEVKKTVTEEQQVVEDEKKIESLVEVKNEILEIASDAGDEVGVERKQKDADQTEATENTEVDEVRNMGFGAILDININHISTRLAYWLARNFDENFDTLNVGKLQIKITSDTVYEVFGIPKGPKQVEIIADKRKVKKQEKIDKSKEPGNAVRDTFISQWGENMRITHGLIENTMENQRDGGSLFRLNFLVYWMTFFAEITKATTANDRCFLGVVAVEEIQNLDWCSFVLDTLRRTRAGRKNYKIQFVGPVAFLTLLYTHEYNKKLKLFEKVVEIPIIRYITSSEIDKVEEHISDNGPLWTSSESEEEENEEQKEEEEGRSTEEYTLRPPVDTTISYKRRTAHAVQNIETGEEPNDNENIDDFMDFSFEKHEMSQLNLEMGVGTQTQKMMDYCITPVQLSPSVIYDTAHEREREASRINKKNLLKKMKANVKKYIKMVQDDQGMNNLVSEVKTKCFWDPEIMEACKQWDETIRNNPICVPPDSVQEHETSPSHVHQEPENPASEVHHEVTTNEEGRQDEEAQKVISNFLVQMASEGVLQPDDEGLANKDDGGVTDTLIANIQTVETGVYAYKPPAKESGENETVIEEIVNLAESTQNIQQKVQEKEPEVEAVSLGEKDPQQPDSGIEVEKEPEVACPQVTVEELQSVELLLSLGPSLEENKGKKPTREEKTQSQSKFQNKFYQRG